One Pleuronectes platessa chromosome 20, fPlePla1.1, whole genome shotgun sequence DNA window includes the following coding sequences:
- the zmp:0000000991 gene encoding mucin-12 yields the protein MSTNDAGELRLRAAPPARSTTRTLRTRDQQVETVERLQPENHIAVEIPKVQDRPRASISQEGAHRAQHFGADRIRQREVNFQKPYGQRFSSSLLITLSRDRNLDKPHLIWKSDSCLNRLTEPQRAETENGSCQVNSRSSAPDTPAESHSYCHLPQTKPFLATKEKDVITVGCNELETTRHLNVNHSLPNGQYGPNQCNGLHLRPCRAQLKRTGTGPIEVEEDIKDHTTLENQRDPELSQPDLTMLSSTVVGVLAPTWSGRIRRNKRFEGTGNSDSMGNLQDVTSTLAKNAHGETQNQHGLVRVMTEGSQTQVRAPFLGTRRNTLDWSTMSDPLRMNYSNNEMIQTVSLDVNSGRTDNRKLVPGGLNPVTTNTPRLSPPSFDPNEQRRNPETGHQGPLSPLSSKPTTSSLLLSLRRINYSGRSSNAPPTFPGENPAPSDQEGNLPQSHLSQTFFNNNKQERSKPVRSPSSISYRSTEIGPVISPSSFSHRERSVSESPFFSTSTLKEDTPFTQQSQTCFKQAFLSNVPSASQETCRGSNKNPNLFPKSTIPSPRHSPYNPYEVLKTHPIPRRTILTSTSWWKQVTKEGSSPLSPDGTTNIKDQPNTPLVPPCNNSSALAGPTSTDSKRFSSQIPNNRDNTNTTESVCKGNMSLIMTEGGTQSLKQIKDLPEHKSDGLFRRQYGSHLNNREPLKPLNLPDVLSRSRFNKATAKTTLSHPKDFSKGPVSNSSFTANLTELPPTFLNLKSSNSPTESSSKYKNDLRSSETSSTPTSLHNKDSEKLTKDSLTLSSTIPLSSQAPTIKTTPGLPPTPNTRTDSSFPFHPLSSQTNVHASNTDTSSQTSKLTEPQTANITPLGFKRSYVFVPTHPKAVSSLIPTVSASPKINNIPVSTASVTSCNIARHPSVTNAPSPSYPTPAIKLSPTTTTTLSSFLTPPTTPIITSPSYLDASNPKEGRKFSSSPERNNKKGKRVRRVTWEDSLDLQCPEPVTVEKPDPSGVPTSPLSPCVRTPNISPFLSSGSPPINTSPLCPTTPKTSSIQMGKGGRYQSLSPDLPDLTSMEHEMSKQGAKDTLISEPARQDLTTTGRERTQSRESCKFQGHSSAALSLPPDFATGYKLRYSSPPYSSLMSSRTTQGEPKTITPRSPLFRQASQSVYSPLSLHAEPGSGIAIPTSKSPLAPVSPTQTFSFPVKNKIATKESSCEVSETYQLNNQRQDINQDPKNGQILLVNNRVHISSPGEKANNSTCVTETLVYNIQFKANTSTAASKNTTPQPLQHTEIKLSQQPNRVQIKKATGEPHTHSGQSSSSGSSADSQSQCEGSRNRKTKENVLGKSRFMSMESTNEQSPKKSRFALKKSVSTPNSSLSRSDSDRSNKTNNKMDQVLNKIKQTFSTRRSDDDPSFPWKWKKASHTPNVSGSSDISTVSDVTGDSTETVKEREKEGLVVIQDSDQGAECTKTQTQNRYSIIPPPAVTPTVWSEKSTPETDQDEQNACAGLSDNKTQAHLTPHSPTIHHLDFYNDSRTYYKPTLQLPTRRDPSPGRSPNPSGSCPTQFRMSTSSSRSPFSPFPSLSPVSPFSSPDISDDNVFYSPKLQRCKESSSPCEQGEGIGLGGSRRSLASTGPPSPVAGQDNEPFASSYADLKYGIEPGRSFSVSSVLPSRPSGPGRISTGSRFLSVGDLTKTSLTCGGNGKDLDQWSFGPDWTTDYDCRPTGDSSGSYFPSDPAKIKSRSLPRSLTRSLGNWSSGDSVSHPGNTTGTRQAHLWSQNMNTFQFGLDAEGPPTPPATPPLSPVSRRMSQPPSPSSPTFPSPPGTPQSVDSQSSKGRLPSRGYVSSLSTFDESSDSSSDTTTDDEYYLETGDGEEKETEL from the exons tttgactGAGCCACAGAGGGCTGAGACTGAGAACGGCTCCTGCCAG gTGAACAGCAGATCATCAGCACCAGACACGCCTGCAGAGTCACACAGTTACTGCCATTTACCACAGACAAAACCATTTCTAGCCACAAAGGAAAAGGATGTTATCACTGTTGGTTGCAATGAACTGGAGACTACAAGGCACTTGAATGTAAATCACAGTTTGCCAAATGGTCAGTATGGACCAAATCAATGTAATGGCTTGCACTTGCGTCCATGTCGGGCTCAACTCAAAAGAACTGGCACTGGACCAATAGAGGTAGAGGAAGATATAAAGGACCATACAACGCTTGAGAATCAAAGGGATCCTGAACTATCGCAACCTGATCTCACCATGCTGTCTTCCACTGTGGTCGGAGTTCTCGCTCCAACCTGGAGTGGCCGTATACGACGGAACAAAAGATTTGAGGGAACTGGAAATTCAGATTCTATGGGGAATTTACAAGATGTGACAAGCACTCTGGCAAAGAATGCTCATGGGGAGACTCAAAACCAACATGGTCTAGTGAGGGTTATGACAGAGGGATCACAAACCCAAGTGAGAGCCCCATTTCTGGGTACCAGGAGGAACACGTTGGACTGGTCAACAATGAGTGATCCTTTAAGGATGAACTATTCTAATAATGAAATGATTCAAACTGTCTCTCTGGATGTAAACTCTGGAAGGACTGACAACAGGAAACTAGTTCCAGGTGGTTTAAACCCTGTAACCACAAATACACCACGACTATCGCCTCCATCCTTTGACCCAAATGAACAAAGGAGAAATCCAGAAACCGGCCATCAAGGACCACTGTCACCTTTAAGCTCTAAACCAACAACCAGCAGTCTGCTTCTGTCTTTAAGACGAATCAATTACAGTGGCAGGAGTTCCAATGCACCCCCAACCTTCCCTGGTGAAAATCCTGCTCCAAGTGATCAAGAAGGAAACTTGCCTCAATCACATCTTTCTCAAACctttttcaataataataaGCAAGAGAGGTCAAAGCCTGTCCGCTCTCCATCGTCCATTTCTTATAGGTCAACTGAAATCGGGCCTGTCATTTCCCCATCATCCTTCAGCCACAGAGAAAGAAGTGTGTCAGAATCACCCTTCTTTTCAACCTCAACTTTAAAAGAAGACACACCCTTCACTCAACAATCTCAAACATGTTTCAAACAGGCATTTCTGAGTAATGTGCCATCAGCAAGCCAAGAGACCTGCAGGGGTTCAAACAAAAATCCAAACCTATTCCCAAAGAGCACAATCCCCTCGCCCAGACATTCCCCATATAATCCCTATGAAGTCCTAAAAACCCACCCCATCCCGAGAAGGACCATACTGACATCCACTTCCTGGTGGAAACAAGTAACCAAGGAAGGCAGTTCTCCTTTAAGCCCTGATGGTACAACCAACATCAAAGACCAGCCAAACACACCCTTAGTTCCGCCCTGTAATAATAGCAGTGCCTTGGCAGGGCCAACTTCAACTGACAGCAAAAGATTTAGTAGTCAAATCCCCAATAAcagagacaacacaaacacaacagagtcCGTTTGCAAAGGTAACATGAGCCTTATTATGACAGAGGGAGGAACTCAGAGCCTTAAACAAATAAAGGACTTACCTGAACACAAATCAGACGGACTATTCAGACGGCAATATGGCTCCCATTTAAACAACAGGGAACCACTAAAGCCTCTTAATTTACCAGATGTTTTGTCTAGGTCTCGCTTTAACAAAGCTACAGCAAAGACAACACTGAGTCACCCTAAAGATTTTAGCAAGGGTCCTGTAAGTAATAGTTCATTTACAGCAAATCTAACTGAATTACCTCCTACTTTTCTAAATCTCAAGAGTTCAAATTCACCCACTGAGAGcagcagcaaatacaaaaatgatCTTCGCTCATCCGAAACTAGCAGCACTCCCACATCTCTTCACAACAAGGACTCTGAAAAGTTAACCAAAGATTCTCTTACCCTTTCTTCCACCATCCCTCTCAGCAGTCAAGCTCCTACTATTAAAACTACACCTGGTCTCCCTCCAACCCCAAATACCAGAACTGATTCCTCCTTTCCTTTCCATCCACTTTCCTCTCAGACAAACGTTCACGCTTCAAATACTGATACTTCTTCCCAAACATCCAAATTAACTGAGCCACAGACAGCCAACATCACACCTCTTGGCTTTAAAAGAAGCTATGTCTTCGTACCCACGCACCCTAAAGCAGTGTCTAGTCTGATTCCCACTGTCAGTGCCTCCCCTAAAATAAACAACATCCCTGTATCGACTGCATCCGTCACCTCTTGTAACATTGCCAGACATCCTTCAGTCACAAATGCTCCAAGCCCGTCCTACCCTACTCCTGCCATCAAGCTATCtcctaccaccaccaccaccctctcctctttcctaaCCCCCCCTACCACCCCAATCATTACTAGCCCCAGCTACTTAGATGCATCCAACCCTAAGGAAGGCAGGAAATTCTCAAGCAGCCCagaaagaaacaacaagaagGGAAAGAGAGTGAGGCGAGTAACATGGGAGGACTCTTTGGATCTGCAGTGTCCTGAGCCCGTCACAGTGGAGAAACCAGATCCATCTGGTGTCCCAACAAGTCCTCTCTCACCTTGTGTTAGAACCCCAAACATTTCCCCATTTCTAAGTTCAGGAAGTCCACCCATAAATACATCTCCTCTGTGCCCCACTACCCCCAAGACTTCCAGCATACAGATGGGGAAAGGAGGGAGGTATCAATCCCTGTCACCTGACCTTCCTGATTTAACATCTATGGAGCATGAGATGTCGAAGCAAGGAGCTAAGGACACTCTGATCTCTGAACCAGCTAGACAGGACTTAACCACAACTGGGCGAGAGAGGACACAATCAAGGGAGTCTTGCAAATTCCAGGGccattcctctgctgctctctccctgccgCCTGACTTTGCAACTGGTTATAAGCTTCGTTATAGCTCCCCGCCTTACTCCAGTCTTATGTCAAGCAGGACAACACAGGGAGAACCTAAGACTATTACACCCAGATCACCCCTCTTCCGACAAGCTTCTCAGTCAGTGTATAGTCCACTTTCCTTACATGCTGAGCCTGGTTCAGGCATAGCCATACCCACATCCAAATCCCCTCTTGCACCCGTCAGCCCAAcccagacattttcttttcccGTGAAAAACAAAATTGCCACAAAAGAAAGTTCCTGTGAGGTTTCAGAAACATATCAACTCAACAATCAAAGACAGGATATCAATCAAGATCCCAAGAATGGCCAGATATTACTTGTCAACAACAGAGTTCATATCAGCTCACCAGGTGAAAAGGCAAACAACTCAACATGTGTAACTGAaacactggtttacaacattcaatTTAAAGCAAATACATCTACAGCTGCCTCAAAGAACACCACACCTCAACCTTTGCAGCATACAGAAATCAAGTTAAGTCAACAACCCAACAGAGTGCAGATTAAGAAAGCTACAGGTGAACCACATACTCATTCAGGTCAGAGCTCCAGTAGTGGCAGCTCAGCGGACAGTCAGTCCCAGTGTGAGGGAAGCcgcaacagaaaaacaaaggagAATGTGCTTGGTAAAAGCAGGTTTATGTCAATGGAGAGCACTAATGAACAAAGCCCAAAGAAAAGCCGGTTTGCACTGAAGAAAAGTGTCAGCACACCAAACTCCAGTTTGTCAAGGTCAGACTCAGATAGGTCCAACAAGACTAACAACAAAATGGACCAGGtccttaacaaaataaaacaaacatttagcaCCAGACGGTCGGATGATGATCCATCATTTCCATGGAAGTGGAAAAAGGCTTCCCACACACCCAATGTCAGTGGATCAAGTGACATCAGCACTGTCAGTGATGTCACCGGTGACAGCACCGAAACGgttaaggagagagagaaggagggattgGTGGTGATTCAGGACAGTGACCAAGGAGCAGAGtgtacaaagacacagacacaaaacagatACAGTATCATACCACCCCCAGCTGTCACACCTACAGTTTGGTCAGAAAAATCTACTCCGGAAACTGACCAAGATGAGCAAAATGCTTGTGCAGGATTGTCTGACAATAAAACCCAAGCTCATCTAACGCCCCATAGCCCAACAATACATCATTTGGACTTTTACAATGACAGCAGGACATATTATAAACCGACACTCCAGTTACCAACACGTAGAGATCCCAGTCCTGGTAGGAGCCCCAACCCCTCTGGTAGTTGTCCTACTCAGTTCAGGATGTCCACATCCAGTTCCAGGAGCCCTTTCTCCCCCTTCCCCTCTCTTTCCCCCGTCTCCCCATTTTCCTCACCTGACATATCAGACGACAATGTCTTCTACAGTCCAAAGCTACAGCGTTGCAAAGAGTCATCCTCACCATGTGAGCAAGGAGAGGGAATCGGCCTGGGGGGTTCAAGAAGAAGCCTTGCATCAACTGGTCCTCCAAGTCCAGTTGCAGGACAGGACAATGAGCCCTTTGCATCCTCCTATGCGGACTTAAAGTATGGCATTGAGCCCGGGAGGTCATTTTCTGTGAGCTCAGTACTCCCCAGTCGACCCTCAGGGCCAGGACGCATCTCCACTGGATCCAGATTCCTGAGTGTGGGTGATCTCACGAAAACATCCTTGACTTGTGGAGGCAATGGCAAGGACTTAGATCAGTGGTCTTTCGGGCCTGATTGGACCACAGACTATGATTGCCGGCCCACAGGTGATAGCAGTGGTTCATATTTTCCCAGTGACCCTGCTAAAATTAAATCAAGGTCTCTTCCTCGATCATTGACCAGGAGCTTAGGAAACTGGAGCTCTGGAGACTCCGTTTCTCATCCTGGAAATACCACAGGGACAAGGCAAGCTCATCTTTGGAGCCAGAACATGAACACGTTCCAGTTTGGATTGGATGCAGAGGGTCCCCCAACACCGCCTGCAACACCTCCCCTGTCACCAGTGTCCAGACGAATGTCCCAACCCCCCAGCCCTTCTTCTCCCACCTTTCCTAGCCCACCTGGAACACCACAGTCAGTGGACAGCCAGTCCTCTAAAGGGCGTTTGCCCTCCAGAGGTTATGTGTCCAGCCTTAGCACCTTTGATGAGTCATCTGACAGCAGCTCAGACACGACAACCGATGACGAATATTACTTAGAAACAGGTGATGGTGAAGAAAAGGAGACAGAATTGTGA